A genomic segment from Streptomyces sp. NBC_01233 encodes:
- the rplR gene encoding 50S ribosomal protein L18, with protein sequence MAYGVKIAKGDAYKRAAKARRHIRIRKNVSGTAERPRLVVTRSNRNIVAQVIDDLQGHTLASASTLDTSIRGGEGDKSAQAQAVGALVAERAKAAGVETVVFDRGGNRYAGRIAALADAAREAGLKF encoded by the coding sequence ATGGCATACGGTGTGAAGATCGCCAAGGGCGACGCGTACAAGCGCGCTGCCAAGGCTCGCCGCCACATCCGCATTCGCAAGAACGTGTCGGGTACGGCGGAGCGTCCGCGCCTCGTCGTGACGCGTTCCAACCGCAACATCGTTGCTCAGGTCATCGACGACCTCCAGGGTCACACCCTGGCGTCCGCGTCGACCCTGGACACCTCGATCCGCGGTGGCGAAGGCGACAAGAGCGCCCAGGCCCAGGCCGTCGGCGCGCTCGTGGCCGAGCGTGCGAAGGCTGCCGGCGTCGAGACCGTTGTCTTTGACCGCGGTGGCAACCGATACGCCGGGCGCATTGCCGCTCTGGCTGACGCCGCCCGCGAAGCCGGGCTGAAGTTCTAA
- the rplO gene encoding 50S ribosomal protein L15 codes for MAENSPLKAHNLRPAPGAKTAKTRVGRGEASKGKTAGRGTKGQKARYQIPQRFEGGQMPLHMRLPKLKGFKNPFRTEFQVVNLDKLGALYPEGGEVTVADLVAKGAVRKNSLVKVLGQGELSVALQVSVDAVSASAKEKIAAAGGTVTELV; via the coding sequence ATGGCTGAGAACAGCCCGCTGAAGGCCCACAACCTCCGTCCCGCCCCCGGCGCCAAGACCGCGAAGACCCGTGTCGGTCGTGGTGAGGCGTCGAAGGGTAAGACGGCCGGTCGTGGTACGAAGGGCCAGAAGGCCCGTTACCAGATCCCGCAGCGCTTCGAGGGTGGGCAGATGCCCCTCCACATGCGTCTGCCGAAGCTCAAGGGCTTCAAGAACCCGTTCCGCACCGAGTTCCAGGTCGTGAACCTGGACAAGCTCGGCGCTCTCTACCCCGAGGGTGGAGAAGTCACGGTGGCCGACCTGGTCGCCAAGGGCGCGGTTCGCAAGAACAGCCTCGTCAAGGTCCTGGGCCAGGGCGAGCTCTCCGTGGCGCTGCAGGTTTCGGTTGACGCCGTTTCCGCCTCCGCCAAGGAGAAGATCGCCGCTGCCGGCGGCACCGTCACCGAGCTCGTCTAA
- the rpsE gene encoding 30S ribosomal protein S5 yields the protein MAGPQRRGSGAGGGERRDRKGRDGGPAAEKTAYVERVVAINRVAKVVKGGRRFSFTALVVVGDGDGTVGVGYGKAKEVPAAIAKGVEEAKKNFFKVPRIQGTIPHPIQGEKAAGVVLLKPASPGTGVIAGGPVRAVLECAGVHDILSKSLGSDNAINIVHATVAALQGLQRPEEIAARRGLPLEDVAPAALLRARAGAGA from the coding sequence ATGGCTGGACCCCAGCGCCGCGGAAGCGGTGCCGGTGGCGGCGAGCGGCGGGACCGGAAGGGTCGCGACGGTGGCCCTGCCGCCGAGAAGACCGCTTACGTTGAGCGCGTTGTCGCGATCAACCGCGTCGCCAAGGTTGTCAAGGGTGGTCGCCGCTTCAGCTTCACCGCGCTGGTCGTGGTGGGCGACGGTGACGGCACTGTAGGTGTCGGTTACGGCAAGGCCAAGGAAGTTCCCGCGGCCATTGCCAAGGGTGTCGAGGAAGCCAAGAAGAACTTCTTCAAGGTTCCGCGCATCCAGGGCACCATCCCTCACCCGATCCAGGGCGAGAAGGCTGCGGGCGTCGTCCTGCTGAAGCCTGCTTCCCCCGGTACCGGTGTTATCGCCGGTGGCCCGGTGCGCGCCGTTCTGGAGTGCGCCGGCGTTCACGACATCCTGTCGAAGTCCCTGGGCTCCGACAACGCGATCAACATCGTGCACGCGACCGTGGCGGCCCTTCAGGGCCTGCAGCGTCCCGAGGAGATCGCGGCTCGCCGTGGTCTGCCCCTCGAGGACGTCGCCCCCGCGGCTCTGCTTCGTGCACGTGCCGGGGCGGGTGCGTAA
- the secY gene encoding preprotein translocase subunit SecY, giving the protein MLTAFARAFKTPDLRKKLLFTLGIIVLFRLGSHIPVPGVSYKNVQICVEQAGSSNGLFGLVNMFSGGALLQITIFALGIMPYITASIILQLLTVVIPKLETLKKEGQSGTAKITQYTRYLTVALAILQGTGLVATARTGALFQGCQVASQIVPDRSIFTTVVMVITMTAGTCVVMWLGELITDRGIGNGMSILMFISIAAGFIGALWAIKEQGKIADGWVEFGVVMLVGLAMVGLVVFVEQAQRRIPVQYAKRMIGRRAYGGTSTYIPLKVNQAGIIPVIFASSLLYIPALVVQFSGSTAGWANWIQKHFVKGDHPYYIATYFLLIVFFAFFYVAISFNPEEVADNMKKYGGFIPGIRAGRPTAEYLSYVLNRITWPGSLYLGLIALVPTMALAGFGANQNFPFGGTSILIIVGVGLETVKQIESQLQQRNYEGFLR; this is encoded by the coding sequence GTGCTCACCGCGTTCGCCCGGGCGTTCAAGACGCCCGACCTGCGCAAGAAGCTGCTCTTCACGCTCGGCATCATCGTGCTGTTCCGGCTCGGGTCCCACATCCCGGTACCCGGCGTGAGCTATAAGAACGTTCAGATCTGCGTCGAACAGGCGGGCAGCAGCAATGGGCTGTTCGGCCTCGTCAACATGTTCAGCGGCGGCGCGCTGCTGCAGATCACGATCTTTGCGCTCGGCATCATGCCGTACATCACGGCGAGCATCATTCTGCAGCTGCTGACCGTGGTCATCCCGAAGCTGGAAACCCTCAAAAAAGAGGGACAGTCCGGCACGGCGAAGATCACTCAGTACACGCGCTATCTGACGGTCGCGCTCGCGATCCTGCAGGGCACGGGCCTCGTCGCCACTGCCCGCACGGGGGCCCTGTTCCAGGGCTGCCAGGTCGCCAGCCAGATCGTCCCCGACCGGTCGATCTTCACCACGGTCGTCATGGTGATCACCATGACCGCCGGCACCTGCGTCGTCATGTGGCTCGGTGAGCTCATCACCGACCGCGGCATCGGCAACGGCATGTCGATCCTCATGTTCATCTCGATCGCCGCCGGCTTCATCGGCGCCCTCTGGGCCATCAAGGAGCAGGGCAAGATCGCCGACGGCTGGGTCGAATTCGGCGTCGTCATGCTGGTCGGTCTCGCGATGGTCGGCCTGGTGGTCTTCGTCGAGCAGGCGCAGCGCCGGATCCCGGTCCAGTACGCGAAGCGCATGATCGGCCGCCGTGCCTACGGCGGTACCTCGACGTACATCCCGCTCAAGGTGAACCAGGCGGGCATCATCCCCGTCATCTTCGCCTCGTCGCTGCTCTACATCCCGGCACTGGTCGTGCAGTTCAGCGGTTCCACCGCGGGCTGGGCCAACTGGATCCAGAAGCACTTCGTCAAGGGCGACCACCCGTACTACATCGCGACCTACTTCCTCCTGATCGTCTTCTTCGCGTTCTTCTACGTGGCGATCTCGTTCAACCCCGAGGAAGTTGCAGACAACATGAAGAAGTATGGTGGGTTCATCCCGGGTATTCGTGCCGGTCGACCCACCGCCGAGTACCTGAGCTACGTGCTCAACCGGATCACCTGGCCGGGGTCGCTGTACTTGGGTCTCATCGCTCTTGTGCCGACGATGGCGTTGGCCGGCTTCGGAGCGAACCAGAACTTCCCGTTCGGCGGGACGAGCATCCTGATCATCGTGGGTGTGGGTCTGGAAACCGTGAAGCAGATCGAGAGCCAGCTCCAGCAGCGTAATTACGAAGGGTTCCTCCGCTGA
- the rpmD gene encoding 50S ribosomal protein L30, translating into MARLKITQTKSYIGSKQNHRDTLRSLGLKRLNDVVVKEDRPEFRGMVHTVRHLVTVEEVD; encoded by the coding sequence ATGGCTCGCCTCAAGATCACGCAGACGAAGTCGTACATCGGCAGCAAGCAGAACCACCGCGACACGCTGCGTTCGCTCGGGCTCAAGCGCCTGAACGACGTCGTCGTCAAGGAGGACCGCCCCGAGTTCCGCGGAATGGTTCACACCGTCCGCCACCTCGTGACGGTTGAGGAGGTTGACTAA